From the Ammospiza caudacuta isolate bAmmCau1 chromosome 1, bAmmCau1.pri, whole genome shotgun sequence genome, the window TGTTATCAGATTGTGGCTAGTGTCATGTTTTGGACCTTTGAAGAGGAATGATTTTACAATGGATATTAATATAACTTTGAAGGAGTGCACTCTGCAGCAGGAACAAAAATCccaccaacacacacacacacacacacagttcaGGTAGCACATTCTCTGCTACCTTTGGTTCAGGCCATCTGCTCTAACAGGTCAGTGTGAAGTCCTTCACTGCCCTGTTATGGGTGCAGTTTAGGTTATTTAGGTGCAGATGGACTGAATTTGCATAGCTAGTTAGTTACTTTGCAATAACCGTCCTTTATACGTGCTGTTTGTTCTATTTAtcaaaaaaaaatgcaaagtagCTGAGTATTTGTGAGATGTTTTCCCTTATGTGCTGTGAGCCAGTTAAGGGAAGTTACTGAACATTAGCTGATGTGATGCTACTTCACGTTGTGCTTTAAACCCATTTGTCTTCCTGTGCCATTACTGGCTTTGTAGTAATGGAATGTGACAAGCCATGCATCTGCTGTTTCTGTAATTCATCTGTATTTGCAGGAGcaatattttggttttcagcTCCCTTTGAGGTGTCAATAAACTCTTCCCAGTAAGGGGAGAACTCTTGACTTTACCCTGTGTAGTCAGTGCTGTcatatgaaaaaaaccctgaatatACAATATTTTAGGTATGGTAGTTGTAAATGTGTTTTAGctaatgagaaaaaaagtctAATCTTTCTTTGAAATTGTTTAATTAGTACTTAAAATGACTGGAAATCCTGTTCTAGTATTGTCAGAGGATCAAGAGTGCATGAGAAGCtgtttattttatgaaatgTTGATTAGACTTAGGGAAAGGCctagtattttaatttattttggcCCTGGTGTTTTCCTAATTTATACTGAATTCTTTAAATCTATGTGCTGAGCACAAAAAAAGAGTCTGTACAACTAAATAATCTTAAAAGGCCAGAGATATGCCCTTCTGGGCCCCAAGCCCAAAGAGCTGTGACTCTGCAAGGTAGGAGAAACACATGGGAGCAGTGGTTTGACTCTCAAAAAAAAACAGCCTAAAGAAGGAATAACCTGCTGACAGTGGACACAACTCTCTCTGAAGGTCTGGTCCCCTTGCCACCTCAAGTTGTGTCCTGCACAGTGTGAGGACATTGGCTTCCACCAGACCCCCCTCTAGAACTGCTGAAGGGTGTGGGTTGATGTTTAGACTTGAGAGTGATGCAATGAGGCACTTGCATCACAACTTGCATGATGCTGTAGCATGACAAATGGTTTGCAAAGGGAAGTGTTGGAGCTGTGAATCCTTGCAGGAAGTGGACTGTAGGAAAGCTTACAGGACAATTTAATACCAATTCTCTTTTGTCCTGATTCAAAAAATTGTGGATATGAGGCTTCTTTTGGGCTGGTATCTTCTTAGTTGCAACATTTACCAACAGAGCTAAGAAAGAACTCAACTTTTGTGAGTTCTGTATTTACTAATAATTCTGAAAAAAGTCTTATTTGCCTTGTTGTACAGAGGAATTATAGAATGCTACAACAATATATGTAAGGCTCAAAATTCCAATTGGAAGGAAAGCTCATCACTTATTAGCATCTTCAACTTCAGTGATGAGAGGTTAAATACAGAGCTTCAgtaaagcttttcttaaaaGTAGATTTGACTTCATTTTAGAAGAGTAAATGTTGTGTTCCTGTGGAAGCCAAGACACATCCCTGTGGGTGCTAGGCTTCATTtattgaaagatttttttctgtgatacaTAATACTCCATCTGGCTTCCATACATACATTGAGCCTTAAATGGTAAAAAATTTATATTGTGTCGcctgaaggaaaacaaggatGATCTGTAGAAGATAGGCCAACCCATAGGGGATTATGACATGTTGCTGTTAATGTTGGTGAAAATGTTGATTTGTCTGTCAAGTAACCTATTAGATAATGAAGAGCAGCTTTTTGAGTTTTCAGCAAGCTGTCAAACCTGTCTTGGTCTCAAGTGCAAAGGTTGATCTGACAAATGCTTACACCATAGCTGTTTTTCTATTTCATTCCCCAATGCCTTTGCAGGTATTTCAAGTTGCTCTGTTAATCCTGTTCTTGGCAAAAACACCGTGGCTGTAGGGGCAGGGGCATTTCCAGTGTGCAGAGAGAGTATGGCTTCCCCTCTTGCATAACAGAAGTGTGAATGTTTTCAGATGCTTTTCCCAAATTTGCTTTTGTGAAATGAAGAATAACCTGTAAGTCacaacaaaaatgtaaacatggGAAACAAATTGAAATCTTTCATTGATACTTTACTCACTAAATTGAAATTACTGAGTGGCCTTAGGAGTTAAAGCAGTTCTTATTCTTGAGATATTCAGGATGATGGTGAAGTGCTCTTTTCTTTTAGCAGTGATTTTAGATGCCGCCTTCAGTTGTAGCTTTGTTTTTAAGAGTAAGTAAAGAATAAGATGGAGGGCCTTTTCTTTGCCTCATGCCAGGCTTCATCTCCTTGGTGCATTCATTGCAAATTCTTGATTACCAAACATAGCTGGGATGTTACTTGTTACTTGTCTTGATTACAGATATCATGTAACACTGTGTGAGCAAATGTTTCTGATTGTGTTGCAGGCATATGTTTTTCTTGCATATAAAAGAAGATCTTCTTGCTGGTAATCTTCAGTGTTCTTCAGAGCATGCAATTGAACTTAGTGCATTGTTGGCACAGATGAAGTTTGGAGATTATAACCAGAACACTGCCAAGTACAATTATGAGGAGTTGTGTGCAAAAGAGCTCACCACTACCATTTTGGAGAGGTAAAAAGCACAATGATCTAGTTTCCTTTTTGGAGACCAACAGCAGAAGATTTTGTTATGCATTTAATTGCTGGTGATATAGTGTAAATGAGTAATTTTACAGTAATAGCTTTGGAGTTCAAAATCTCCAACCTGAATGTTTGATGTTCTGATTTCAGTTCAATTTTTAAGCTCAGTTATGAGGTGAAGTTTTggctggttggttggttttttcttAGGAAATCTCTGGTAGGTGAGGAAATACAGATATATTTAAGTATCTGGAGCAGGGTATTTAAATTTTAAGTCTGTCTTAGACCTGTACTTGTGAATGAAGGAATTTATTTGGCTTAGTACCCTTACTCTGAAAAGTAAACAGAATTCTGAAACATCTTCATAGCTCCTGAATATCAGGAAACATTGTGTTTCATACTTTTCTGTAGTGTTTTCTTTAACTATAAACTTAGTGGTAGCTCAGGGAAATATGTTGGGGCTGATGGTGTTATTTGGAAAGCTTTGATTACATGTAGCTTTTTCATTTCTAAGCAAATGCACAATGTTTTCTCCTTGACATTCTTAGGATGTTTTGGTAATTCTCAACAATTTCCAGTTCATAATTGCTGGAAATCTATAGACAGATAAAGCAGGTCAGGAGCATTTACTAATCTGTTTAACTAGGTCATCTAAAAACCCGTGTTAAAGCTGCTGACAGTAACAGCAGATATTTGAATTATTTCACCTATCCTTAATCATTTTATCAACAGCATTATTACAAAGCACAAGGAGCTAGAAGGTCTCAGTCAAGCATCTGCTGAATACCAGATTCTACAGATTGTTACAACACTGGAGAACTATGGGGTAGAGTGGCACTCAGTGAGAGACAGTGAAGGGCAAAAACTCCTTATTGGTGTTGGACCTGAAGGCATATCCATCTGCAAAGATGACTTCAGTCCAATCAACAGGTATGTGTTTCCTGAAACTGTTTGCATGATCAATTTTTCAGAAACATGGAGCACACCCCTAGTTTTCACATCAATACACAAAATGGCTCTGACAATGACTAAAAGAGACTATTGGGATGTAGGGTCTGAGAGCAGTACCTGCTTGTAATCAAGATAAATAAGTGACCTTAATAATCttgatttttattaatatttttgagCCAGCATCTTTAATCAGCATTGCTGACTACCATTAGAAATCATTGTAACTTCTGATAAAAATGCACTGTAATAGTTAGTGGAAAATGCCCTAATCCTTAACAACTAAAtaacctttctttttttgacaTTAATTTATAGGATTGCTTATCCTGTTGTTCAAATGGCAACTCAGTCTGGAAAGAATGTATATCTGACTGTTACCAAGGAGTCTGGTAATAGTGTGGTTCTCTTGTTTAAGATGATCAGTACAAGGGCAGCAAGTGGACTCTACAGAGCAATTACAGAGACACATGCATTTTACAGGTCAGTATTGCCCCCAGAgtcatgtgctgctgctcttctccagTGTTTGATCTAAGTGCTTGAGCAGCCAGCAGTCTAACTGCACTTTGGAAATAGTCTGCAAAATTCCATTGTCTTTGCAGCCTCTCTTTCCTCTTAAGTCCAGAAGCTGAACAGGTTTTTGCTACTTTCCATTTTGTGGGGTAGGACTAAcaagaaaaataagcaaaattttCCCACTGTGAATAACAGCATTTCAAAGTATAAACTTTAACACACTTAGTGTTTTCTTGAAATTAACTACCACATCCTAATTTCAATTACTTCTTGATCTTTGTATCTGCTTacaattttctgttctttgcagtttgattttaatttaaGCAGAATTTTAGTTTGGCAATAGCATTTGGCTATAAGCTTAGATCTTGGACTTTAGGCCCTGTGAGGCTGTAGTCCTTCTGTTCTgtttgtgctttccttcctgtgttGCCTAGAGAAGTGATATGCCTTAATAGGCTTCTGAAAATTCAACTGGATCACTGAAATATGTGACAAGCATGGTTAGGGTGGCTGAAATGCACAGTGGCAAATACAAATGCCTTAATTCTCTATACTCCCATTTACACTGGTTCCCTTCAGAATGGCATAATATTAGCATGTAAGGTACTGGGTGGAAATTGGGTTAAAAACATTACTTGATTCTATGATAAAAATTGAGAGCCAAAGACTTTTAACTGGAATTCTTTAGGGCAATGTTTGGAAATGCCATGCAGAAAGGTGTTGCCAGGCTGAACTGTGGATTAGGCAACTGTTTGCTTTTTGTTAGCATAATTCTTTTAAGTCCCTTTCATAGGCTGACTCCATTTTACCAGACACTTCACATTTTGAAGATGTAAAGTAATTGTCACTTTCCATTTTACACTTTTCAAAGGAGAATTTTCATGCAAAGATGATCATTCAAGAGCTTAAATATTACCTCAGACGGTTTAAATTGCTTTAATTTCAGTGCTGTTACTTCAACTTTGGGAACAAATTACTGTAGGATCTTGTATTGGTATTAACTAACAAAGTTTGCATTTGTCCTGTTGCTTTATAGGTGTGACACTGTCACCAGTGCTGTCATGATGCAGTATAGTCGAGACTTAAAGGGTCACCTAGCATCTCTATTTCTGAATGAAAACATTAATCTTGGTAAAAAATACGTCTTTGATATTAAAAGAACATCAAAAGAAGTTTATGATCATGCAAGGCGAGCTCTTTATAATGCTGGCATTGTGGATCTTGTTTCAAGAAGTGATCAAACCCCACCAAGTTCCCCTCTTAAGTCTTCAGAAAGCAGCATGAACTGTGACAACTGCGAGGGTCTCAGCTGCCAACAGACAAAAGCCCTGCAAGAGAAGCTGCGCAAGCTGAAGGAGTCCATGCTTTGTATGGTGTGTTGTGAAGAAGAGATAAATTCAAccttctgtccctgtggccaCACAGTTTGCTGCAAGTCCTGTGCTTCCCAGTTACAGGTAAATGCAGTGCTATTAAGTTATGACTTACCATTTTGTGTGgaaggtttgatttttttttgatatTTGATGGTCATAGATTAATATGTTTGTGTTGATGGTCTAGTAAAACTACTAAAATTTTTTTGTGGCAAACTAATTTCAGAGAGCATTCTGTCTAAATGATGTGCTAATGTAATTTGTGGTGAGGCTAAGAATGAGCTGCATGCTTCCAGCCATACCCTGTCTTAAATATAGGATGATGGAAAAAATGCTGTTACGGTGTATGTAAAATCTCCAGGAAGTGCAGAGACTCCCAAAACACAAAGTAAACTAATTTCCCAATGTTTTCCCTTTCCAGTCGTGTCCTGTTTGCAGATCTCGTGTAGAGCATGTCCAGCACGTGTACTTGCCAACCCACACCAGTCTTCTCAATCTGACTGTGATATGATCTCCGTACACACTTCAAACGCATCGTGTACTCTTCAAACTGCACTAATAACAAATGCAACCATTGATTGTGAAGAAGGCAATCACTCTGGCACCTATGCACGatcagaagcaaaaaaaaaaaatatactgcattttttaacataaatattCTTTGTTCAGCATGTCCTAAATGGTTTGGGACATCTTCTGAGAGTAGAAGTGTAATTGATTCATGTTCTTTAAAGAATGATCCATAAGTTTGTAGCACGGCAGTGTTGCCACAAAGCTCGGTAACCCTGGAGAAATGTGGTGGACACATGCAGATGTACCTGGCAAAAGCAACACAGCCTTTTCTTTTACATGCTCTAAATCTTTCTTAGTACAGTTGCACTGTTTATTTTAATAGTAAGACTTGCTTTTACACATACCAGTTTAGTAAGGCTCATAGCTTCTGCTTTTAGTAAACTGCTTTTAAGAGGAGagatctctttttaaaaaaatagttctTAAACTGAAGTTACAAGGCTTCAATAAGCAGCTGTGCTTAACTCAGAATTCTATTACACAGAAAACAATTCTGAGGGAATAGCTTTGGAAAGGGAGGACAAGATTGTTAATCTTCAAGTATTGAGGGTGGGTCAGGAAAGTCTTGTGGTTGCCAGTGTCCTGTGGAAGCACTGCTATGGCAGTTCATTCACAGTCTCAGTGGGCAGGGTACTCCCAGTTTTCCCACAGTCTACTTCTGGCTGGTGGTCTTGGAAGCTGCAGGCAACTGCTCTTCAAGTTGGCTTTATTTTTGGAGACTGATTTTAAACTATTAAACATACACCAGTAATCTATAAGGGTTTTGtataattttaaatgctttcttCAGTTAGCATTGTTAGCAGGAAATTACTTACCCAATAAAATGTTTTTGATTTCCACTCCCCCTACttgggcattttgggctctggtTTCCTAGTGTCTTCTCCAGGGTACAGAGAGAACTGGAGACCATGTTTGGGTGCAATACTGGCTTAATCAAAGCTAGAAAAGTACACTGTCACTTTACTGAAATTCTCTGACTATACTTTTCATATTGCCTTAATGTAGCAGTAATGTGTGTTTATGCATCTGTTTCTTTGCACAGACATTTTGTCAAAATATTAAAACTCTACTTTTTTATGACACATTAGCATATAAACCTTACTCTAAGAgggtatttattttttcactttgtaaagaaaattttgtttcCTCATGAAGCAAGAGCTTTGTCCTATATTGTAGGCAGCTTCTGTCTTTTTTATATTCAGATTAATAAAGGACTTTAAAAATCTTTGTGTTATTGCTGTGACGATTTTCTTCTGATATTCATCTGAGGCATTACTGAACTGAAAACACAATGCAGTATTTTCATGTTTAGAGTCTTGAATATTTTGTCACGTTTGAGGTAATGAGGTTTTCTCAAGTGCATgcaaaggagggaagaaaaCTGACATTTGTTACAGACAGTGAACTTTTGAACAGCTGACATATTCAAACTTGTAGCATAGCCTTCCAAATTGACCTTGTGAAGAATATTTTCTACAATAAATTCCCCAAATCTGGGGCACTATACCTGGAGGTATATTACAGCGGAatgagagaaattaaaaaatgcagcttGAGAGAAGAGGGTTGGAGTTTCAGTAGTCCTGTCTAGCAAGTTTTTGATTACAGATGTGTTGGTGTCAATGTTTTGGTTGGAACTATTCAGACTTGCTAACTCCTTTTACATTGTTGGAGAGATGGTGCTTCAGCActtccagggctgtgctgtgcagtgaaAAGGAAGGAGTGGGTGTACAAGTGTGCTCAGAGAACACTGTCCAGCTATTGTACCAGCATACAGTGGTACTTGAGCAAACCTTTGCGTGCCAAGATTACAACCATATTATGTTAGTAACATCTAATCCATTATGGCAGCTGGCTGAAATGGATtgtaaattaatataaatagaTGTTAATACAGAAATCTGATTTAAAACATGCAACATGATCAAGCTGTTAAAATAGGCAAGCATGAGCTCTAGGTCCTTGTAATTAAATTGACTGTGTAATTAGACCTtgcttataaaaataattccagtATTAGAACTCTAATCAAGGTAGGGCTTGAAACCGGTTATATGGCAGTGGTGGAATTTGGCCAAATCGTATGCCTTCTGTAAACATAACCTGTTTAGTGTTGGAAAGCTGTGAGGTCTGAGTGCAGGCAGGAGCCTGGCCTggtgcaggctgtgcctgaagctgctgggagcctggTTCTGTCTTGGCAAAGCAAAGTGTACAGCAACAAGCAAAGGCTGATGGACTTTGGCAGCTAGGAGGGGTTCTCCAATCCGTgggggtttgtggttttttaaataaaattatgttaCCTGTTCTGAAAATTGAGCAGCAGCCCACCTCTGCAGTGTTGTACACCCCTACACAAGCCTCAGTTGGTTTatatgtaagaaaaaaattcatgcAAATCAATGCAAGGATAGCTTTGA encodes:
- the MYLIP gene encoding E3 ubiquitin-protein ligase MYLIP; amino-acid sequence: MLCYVTRPDAVVMEVEVEAKANGEDCLNQVCRRLGIIEVDYFGLQFTGSKGENLWLNLRNRISQQMDGLAPYRLKLRVKFFVEPHLILQEQTRHMFFLHIKEDLLAGNLQCSSEHAIELSALLAQMKFGDYNQNTAKYNYEELCAKELTTTILESIITKHKELEGLSQASAEYQILQIVTTLENYGVEWHSVRDSEGQKLLIGVGPEGISICKDDFSPINRIAYPVVQMATQSGKNVYLTVTKESGNSVVLLFKMISTRAASGLYRAITETHAFYRCDTVTSAVMMQYSRDLKGHLASLFLNENINLGKKYVFDIKRTSKEVYDHARRALYNAGIVDLVSRSDQTPPSSPLKSSESSMNCDNCEGLSCQQTKALQEKLRKLKESMLCMVCCEEEINSTFCPCGHTVCCKSCASQLQSCPVCRSRVEHVQHVYLPTHTSLLNLTVI